The Heyndrickxia acidicola sequence AATGTTGGTTCGGTACAATTACTTTCTAACTATATGATAATGAATGAATTTTTGAACCTAATAATATATTAAAAAGCAACAACGTTTGCGAATAAAGCCTTAAGAGTATCTGAATTAAGCGAAGTTCTTGTACAGTCCGTTAAGAAGAAATTTCTCAACGATCTGAAAAAAATTCTGCCGTTCGGAAGAGGCTATTTTATAAGTTGTTTAAGAATTCTCTTACTGAATCTGCAGTTTTGGCATTCGCACTATGCAAATGAGCAAGTTTTTCACCATTTTTGAATACTAATAATGATGGAGTTCCCATTACATTTTGTTCCTCAGAAATTTCCGGGAACTCATCACGATCAATTTTAAACCATTGTTTATCTGGATGCTCCGCTGTAATTTCATCAATGAACATATCTAAACGTTTGCAGTCCGGGCACCAAGTTGCCGTAAAAATTCCAACTGTAAGTTGATCTTGGACAATTTGATCACGAAATTCTTGCTCTATTTTGATTTGTTTCATGTTTTTCCCTCCAGGCTTTTCTCTTGATACTGACTTTGCTGTCTGTACTCACAATCCTTGCGTAAGCATACAAAAAGGATTGTTAATCCATTTATGCTTTTACCCAATTTGGGACCATTTCTACTCCGGCAGCTTTAAGTGTTGTGAATACAGGACAACGAAGATCCGTTTTTTCTTGTAGTTCTTTGATTCTTTCTTCTGCTTCAGTTGTTTTTACTTTTGCATGTACGGTTACTTTTTCAAAATAGGGACGAACATTAGGTTCTCCCATTAACCCTCGAGTATCAAGTTCGCCACGAATGTCGAATTCAATTCCTTGTAAATCAAAATTTATGTCTTTTGCTACCATGTTAGCAATAATGTTCTCACAGCCGGCAAGTGCGCCTAGTAATGTGGCAAGTGGATTTGAACCCTCGTCCTTTCCTCCCATAGCTTGAGGTTCATCTACAATAAAATGGTGGTTGACAGATCTCACTTTTGTTTGCAATCCTTGAGAAACACCTGTAATTCGTTCTGTCACGTTTGCCATAATTTCTCCATCCCCCTGTTTTATCAATGTATTATTTTTAATATTGTATGCATACAATTCTGTACCTACCGTTCGGTACAGAAAGTAGTTTAGCACACACATTTATAGTTCGCAAGTAAAAAAATCATGTGTTTTTATAAATAGAATTTGCTCTAAATCATAAACGACATTCTTCCATTTATGATTTGCTGTGGGCTTTTTAACTGAAAACTGTTCATTGAATCCGAATAATCAATTTTTAATTTATTATCAAAAAAATTAGCTCTGTTTTCTCCAGTAAAACAGGACGATTGTTCGTTTCAAATAGAACATCATTGGTTTCATCTATTGATTAGACAAAAAACAAAATAGATACACTTGCCCCGCAGGCAAGCCCTTCAGTTACGTTTTGAATTTTATGATATCCCTTTTGATCCCCAATTTTTTAGTTCAGTTCTTCTGCTGCGCTTTTTGTGATGATCACTTCCATTTGTTACACCTTCCTTATTCTTTTTCCCCATCGATAAAATATATATTATTTAGATTTGAAGTTCTTATTTTTGTACCTACCGTTCGGTACATTGTAAATTGTTAAATACTGACAAGAAATGAGTCCCCGGGTTTAAACGATTAGTAAACAAATTTGAGTTCAGTAGTTTTAAATAAACGGATAAAAAATGAGTAAAAAACCGACCTGGTTTTTCATTCCTAACCATAACTAAAACCATGAAATTTGAGTCATAAACATTATTCTCTTGAAAACTGGAAGTAAATAATGCTATTATAATTGTACCGAACGGTTGGTAAATAATCATACTTGATAATCCATCATTTTAAGGATAAACTAAATAAAATTTGACAAGGAGTTTGAAAAATGTCATCAAATCTATATACAAAAGAACATACACAAAAATTAGCTTTATTAAAAGATCTTGCACCAGAACAATTAAAAGCCTTTAATGATTTTAATGTTGCAGTATTTAAAGAAGGTGCTCTTACCATAAAAGAGAAAGAAATTGTTGCTGTAGCAATTGCTCATATCACTCAGTGTCCGTATTGCATTGAATCTCATACTAAGAAAGCAAAAAAAGCAGGAGCATCATTGGAAGAATTAGTTGAAGCTATATTTGTTGCAACGGCTGTGGAAGCAGGGGGCGTCGTTACTCATAGTACGCATGTACATAACGCAAAAAATGTAGATGCATCAGATGTTCTTTATGCCCGTTCCAATTTAAAAAATTTAAGCAACCTGGGTAAATTTGCTCCTGAAGGATTCAAAGGCTATTCAGTATTTAGCGCTGCTGCCACTAAAGAAGGAATACTCACTGCTAAATTTAAAGAAATTATCGCGACTGCATCTGGAGTGGCCAGTCAATGTCCATATTGCATCGACGTTCATACTAAAAAAGCAGAAAAACTCGGCGCAACAAGTGAAGAACTCGCAGAAGCTATTATGGTTACTTCCGCATTACGCGCAGGCGGTTCCTATGCACACATGGCTAATATGATTCAAAGTTATCAAGATTGAGGTTGTGGTTATTGTGTCTTCCAAAAAACAGGAAATTATACAAATAGCTAGAGAGATTATACACTCAAAGGGTTACCAAGCGACATCAGTCAGCGATATTATGGCAGCTACTAATATAGGAAAGGGACAATTTTACCATTATTTTCAATCAAAACATGATCTTGGATTAGCTGTTGTAGAAGAGTTAGTCAAAGATTGGGATGGACAGTTACTAATCGGAATTCTGAATACTTCAGATGACCCTGTTACTAAGTTAAATCGGATGCTCAAATGGGCCGAGACAAGTCATGCAGAAATGGAAATTAAGAACGGATGTGCAATGGGAAATTTGGCAATTGAAATGAGTAACCAAGATGAGGAATTTCGAGTGAAAATAGAAGAATTTTTTCATCATTGGGTAAACTCAGTCGCTGATATTTTATCGGAAATGATTGAGAATCACCAGTTAGATGATTCAATTAATCCGAAAAAAAACGCAGAATCTATTGTTGCCATGATTGAAGGCGGAATTTTACTAATGGTAAGCCGACAAAATATCCAAGTATTACAAGATATTTTTGAAGTAATTAAACAACAGTATCGTTTAAATTAAAGACAAAAGGTTAAGTCAAGACTTACTAACGGACGGTTAGTAAGTCTTTTTGCTTTCTATATTATATTTCACAATTGTATTATATAAGCTATCTTTACTTCTTGGTAACGTTCTTAAGTAATTGAAGCTTCATTTTATTCCATTAAATGGTTTTTTG is a genomic window containing:
- a CDS encoding thioredoxin family protein; protein product: MKQIKIEQEFRDQIVQDQLTVGIFTATWCPDCKRLDMFIDEITAEHPDKQWFKIDRDEFPEISEEQNVMGTPSLLVFKNGEKLAHLHSANAKTADSVREFLNNL
- a CDS encoding OsmC family protein; this translates as MANVTERITGVSQGLQTKVRSVNHHFIVDEPQAMGGKDEGSNPLATLLGALAGCENIIANMVAKDINFDLQGIEFDIRGELDTRGLMGEPNVRPYFEKVTVHAKVKTTEAEERIKELQEKTDLRCPVFTTLKAAGVEMVPNWVKA
- a CDS encoding carboxymuconolactone decarboxylase family protein; this encodes MSSNLYTKEHTQKLALLKDLAPEQLKAFNDFNVAVFKEGALTIKEKEIVAVAIAHITQCPYCIESHTKKAKKAGASLEELVEAIFVATAVEAGGVVTHSTHVHNAKNVDASDVLYARSNLKNLSNLGKFAPEGFKGYSVFSAAATKEGILTAKFKEIIATASGVASQCPYCIDVHTKKAEKLGATSEELAEAIMVTSALRAGGSYAHMANMIQSYQD
- a CDS encoding TetR/AcrR family transcriptional regulator yields the protein MSSKKQEIIQIAREIIHSKGYQATSVSDIMAATNIGKGQFYHYFQSKHDLGLAVVEELVKDWDGQLLIGILNTSDDPVTKLNRMLKWAETSHAEMEIKNGCAMGNLAIEMSNQDEEFRVKIEEFFHHWVNSVADILSEMIENHQLDDSINPKKNAESIVAMIEGGILLMVSRQNIQVLQDIFEVIKQQYRLN